The Oculatellaceae cyanobacterium DNA window TGTTTGTTGGCGGGTAGCAGTTTGTGAGGAAGTTGAAGTAGTGATGATATCTTTAGGTTGACCAGTAATTTGGCTAAGTAGTGTTGCACCATCAATTACTGGAAGTAAACTACCATCTCCTAAGATTGTACAACCGTAGATATAAGATGGAGGTGCGATCGCATTACCAAATGGTTTAATAACCAATTCTTGTTCTGTAATTAAACGATCAACTTCTAATGCCAGAAATTGATTATCCTGACGCAGTAGTAAAATAGGTGATGCCCAATCTTCAGGGGTGGGAACTGATAATAAGGCTTGGCTAGGAACAGTTTCGGGTAAGGGTACTGAATAGTCTAGTAGTTCAGATAAATGATGAATCGGAACAAGCCGTTTTCTCCAGTGTAATAATCTTTGTTTTCCAGATAGCTTCATCTGGTCTGCTTTCGGAACAAATATTTCTTCAATACTATCAGCAGGGAAAGCATAAGCAGTAGAACCTACCATGCAAACCAGTAATTTAGCAATAGTTAGTGTCAGTGGGATGCGTAAAATAAATGTAGTACCACGCCCCTGATGAGAGTGTACTGTAACTGTACCTTTGAGAAAACGTAGTTGCGATCGCACTACATCTAAACCAACGCCTCTTCCTGAAATTTCCGTTATTTTACTAGCAGTGGAAAACCCTGGCTCAAATAGTAAATCTAACAGCCTTGATGTCGGAGTTAAAGCGACTTCATCTGCTGCGATTAACCCTACTTCTACCGCTTTCTCAGCGATACGTTGTAAGTTAATCCCTTGACCATCATCCCGCATTTCAATAACGGTTTGACTTCCTTGGTGATATGCTCTAATTTCAATCTGACCACGTTCCGGCTTATTTTGCTGGCGGCGCAATTGGGGTGACTCAATCCCATGATCAAATGCGTTACGAAATAAGTGCAGTAAAGGGTCATAAAGTTTTTCTAATACTGCTTTATCAACTAAAACTCCAGTTCCACTTAATTTTAAATCAACGGGTTTTTGATACTTAGTCGATAAATCCCGTAAGGTTCTAGGAAAACGATTTAATACTTCACCCAAAGGCAGCATTCTTGCCCACATTAAATCATCTCGCAAGTAGGCAAGCATTTGACGCTGACCATCTAAGGTTTTACTAGATTGACTTGATAATAGTGCAATATCGCCTACTATTTCTTCAATTTGTGCCATTTCTTCTAGCGTTTCTTGCAGCCGTGAATTTAATTCTCCATAGTTGTCCATTTCTAGGGAATCAAACTCAGTTTCCATCCTAGATTTTGAACTAAGAATTTTTGACTGATTAGCTGCACTCGATAAGCCAACTGTTAAACTGGAATGATGATCTGGAGCTACAAGCATTTTATCGGATAAATCTCGTAGCTGATAAGTCATTTCTTGAAACTTAGAAAACCGACGTAATAATTCTTCAACAGTACCTTGTAATTGTTCATTTTGTAGAGATAGACCATTACGGTTAATCGCTAGTTCACCTACCACATTATTCATGCGTTCTAGCCGATCTAAATCAACCCTCACAGAAAGTTGAGCAGCATTTGCTGAAGGACTTTCTGGCTTTTCTGTAGGAGGAGATTTTTGAGTAATTGTAGAGTCTATAGAGATGGGGCTAGAAAGTACATCAATAACTTTTGCTGTCGATACTTTACTATTAGCCAATTCTGTAGCTACTGGTAATTGATTGTATGCTTCCTCAATTGATTGCACTAATTCTTGAAAATTAGACGCGGCAGCAACTTTTTCTACCAATTCAGATGGCAATTCTATACTTGATTTTAAATCTTGTGTCAATCCATTAAGTAAATTCTCCTCATTGTTTGAAGCTAAATTAGTTGATTGAGGCGTAGTCTCTTGTGTTGTAGTAGCAGTAGTATCTAAAGGATTTGATTCTAATGAGGATAGTATTAATGAACGTTGGTTTTCCTCAACAAATTGACCAAATACATCTTTTAAAGAAGGAGTATTACTATTAAAGCCGTTTAATTGATTAGCTAAATTGAATTCAGTATTATTTTGCTCTGCAACGGCAGGACTTTCAATCGAGGTTTCAATCAGGAACCCATTTGTTGTTTCGGTCGTTTCTTT harbors:
- a CDS encoding response regulator, coding for MAIDSDIRDQAYQFFIQEAPELLQVIETELLDLKQNRTAGKIHNMMRAAHSIKGGSASVGLDAIKTLSHRLEDIFKALHQEDLVIDEQLETWLLQAYDCLRLPLMEQINTGYFDEEQAIAIAEPLFAQIEEELKDYLGKEDFLPSSVELGIDITLSIFEVDVAQGLERLANVLADPEHNVVAGELRAQAEVFSGIGELFNLSGFTEIAQTAIAALDAHPDQVLHIAEVALADFQAGREAVIAGDRAQGGSPSPALLKLADSEESASLNSTQPITTNNNFTENNFLQDEHFNELTSSVSPDLPAETVEFDWSSLDLVDSSSLEKPELTLDLELLSQQEQINTPSLTDIFAAHEISNEFTELDNGFGLDLFRLTESELTEISADSSQNLTNQIEHLNPGLDEIFGNSRFDSDNSLEFVSQTAETNSTNLVNSKELDKINFINVDDIFDDSATHKINTIIPDIFPSEVKVAVNEPGTEENLQFESTHQVEENDLILSLDEVFGVFDSSKETTETTNGFLIETSIESPAVAEQNNTEFNLANQLNGFNSNTPSLKDVFGQFVEENQRSLILSSLESNPLDTTATTTQETTPQSTNLASNNEENLLNGLTQDLKSSIELPSELVEKVAAASNFQELVQSIEEAYNQLPVATELANSKVSTAKVIDVLSSPISIDSTITQKSPPTEKPESPSANAAQLSVRVDLDRLERMNNVVGELAINRNGLSLQNEQLQGTVEELLRRFSKFQEMTYQLRDLSDKMLVAPDHHSSLTVGLSSAANQSKILSSKSRMETEFDSLEMDNYGELNSRLQETLEEMAQIEEIVGDIALLSSQSSKTLDGQRQMLAYLRDDLMWARMLPLGEVLNRFPRTLRDLSTKYQKPVDLKLSGTGVLVDKAVLEKLYDPLLHLFRNAFDHGIESPQLRRQQNKPERGQIEIRAYHQGSQTVIEMRDDGQGINLQRIAEKAVEVGLIAADEVALTPTSRLLDLLFEPGFSTASKITEISGRGVGLDVVRSQLRFLKGTVTVHSHQGRGTTFILRIPLTLTIAKLLVCMVGSTAYAFPADSIEEIFVPKADQMKLSGKQRLLHWRKRLVPIHHLSELLDYSVPLPETVPSQALLSVPTPEDWASPILLLRQDNQFLALEVDRLITEQELVIKPFGNAIAPPSYIYGCTILGDGSLLPVIDGATLLSQITGQPKDIITTSTSSQTATRQQTPSSAKRQPTSSVKTPLILVVDDSIALRQTLALTLQKAGYRVVQARDGREAIEQLQQNSTIQLVVSDVEMPNMNGFEFLTQRRQDAELSKIPVIMLTSRSSDKHRQLAKHLGASAYFTKPYLEQEFLAGIKDILSKNAPKKATALTT